A single genomic interval of Zingiber officinale cultivar Zhangliang chromosome 4A, Zo_v1.1, whole genome shotgun sequence harbors:
- the LOC121971129 gene encoding cyclase-like protein 4 translates to MGLHPPPTAMAAAAVSLFFLFLIYLVVLPSPGGATTAHPGYPQDEECGLGELAVVRPEEYGGGRIVDISHAYREEMPGWELQEGLGRFLRLTRSMDDGDVAYFSELRLPAHSGTHVDAPGHVFRRYYEAGFDVDTLDLDVLNGPALLLDVPRDKNITAEVMKSLHIPKGARRVLFRTLNTDRQLMWKTEFDTSYVGFMKDGAQWLVDNTEVKLVGIDYLSVAAWDDLIPSHLVFLESREIILVEALKLDHVEAGIYDLHCLPLRLRGAEGSPIRCIFIK, encoded by the exons ATGGGCCTTCACCCCCCACCAACCGCCATGGCTGCCGCTGCTgtttctctcttcttccttttcctaaTTTACCTCGTTGTCTTGCCATCCCCCGGCGGCGCTACCACCGCCCACCCGGGCTACCCGCAGGACGAGGAGTGCGGCCTCGGCGAGCTGGCGGTCGTGCGGCCGGAGGAGTACGGCGGGGGGCGGATCGTAGACATCAGCCACGCGTACCGGGAGGAGATGCCCGGGTGGGAGCTGCAGGAGGGGCTCGGCCGGTTCCTCCGGCTCACCCGGTCGATGGATGACGGCGACGTCGCCTACTTCTCGGAGCTGCGGCTCCCGGCGCACTCCGGCACCCACGTCGACGCCCCCGGCCACGTGTTCCGGCGCTATTACGAGGCCGGCTTCGACGTCGACACCCTCGATCTCGACGTCCTCAACG GCCCGGCATTGCTACTGGACGTTCCAAGAGATAAGAACATAAcag CTGAAGTAATGAAGTCTCTGCACATTCCCAAAGGAGCTCGTCGTGTGCTTTTCAGAACTCTAAACACCGACAG GCAGCTTATGTGGAAAACAGAGTTCGACACGAGCTATGTTGGGTTCATGAAAGATGGAGCCCAATGGCTCGTCGACAACACGGAGGTTAAACTCGTCG GTATCGATTATTTGTCGGTTGCGGCTTGGGACGATTTGATCCCTTCGCATCTCGTTTTCTTGGAAAGTCGA GAGATCATTCTTGTGGAAGCCTTGAAATTGGATCATGTCGAAGCCGGCATATATGACTTGCACTGCTTGCCTCTTCGGTTACGAGGAGCCGAGGGATCACCCATTAGGTGTATTTTTATCAAGTAA
- the LOC121971130 gene encoding cyclin-D3-2-like gives MAFLPVCDHLYCQEESLEMEEGGPEEMAPAVSSREDYETEHHVVSVVEAAVGEDWKEVLSFLADKESEALPLLVADGDGGNLHLRTAREVEVEWVVLSSARHGFSTVTAVLAVSYFDRCFLPCAGGRRGPLMRIQGDKPWMGRLAAVACLSLAMKVEETRVPLLLDLQVPPPLPAAASSAEEGGFLFEPKTVRRMELLVLSSLGWKMNPVTPLSFIHHLLPRLCSGGGIAARIRELARRSEEALLCVIADWEWVRHPASVWAAAALLHAMESQEAYRLVSLLKLSKENLERCYHLMAESMSATNATGHKLKHSSLSSPASPRGVVGSCFSSESSSGSWPLWPPPDSLSPEAAAAAAPLKHRKHSKEQF, from the exons ATGGCATTTTTACCTGTTTGTGATCATCTGTATTGCCAAGAAGAGAGCTTGGAGATGGAAGAAGGAGGACCGGAGGAAATGGCGCCGGCGGTTTCGTCCAGAGAAGACTATGAGACTGAGCACCATGTTGTATCGGTTGTGGAGGCTGCCGTCGGGGAAGATTGGAAGGAGGTGTTGTCTTTTCTTGCCGATAAGGAGTCGGAGGCTCTGCCCCTGCTGGTCGCCGACGGAGACGGCGGCAATTTACACCTACGGACGGCGAGGGAGGTGGAAGTGGAGTGGGTGGTCCTCTCTTCTGCTCGGCACGGTTTCTCCACCGTCACGGCGGTGCTCGCGGTGAGCTACTTCGACCGGTGCTTCCTCCCCTGCGCCGGCGGCCGCCGCGGCCCGCTGATGCGGATCCAGGGCGACAAGCCCTGGATGGGGCGGCTCGCCGCCGTGGCGTGCTTGTCCCTGGCGATGAAGGTGGAGGAGACCCGCGTGCCTCTGCTGCTCGACCTCCAGGTTCCGCCTCCGCTGCCGGCGGCAGCTTCTTCGGCGGAGGAAGGCGGGTTCTTGTTCGAACCAAAGACCGTACGACGAATGGAGCTCCTGGTGCTCTCTTCTCTCGGGTGGAAGATGAATCCCGTTACCCCTCTCTCTTTCATCCACCACCTTCTCCCCCGTCTCTGTTCTGGTGGTGGCATTGCTGCCCGTATCCGGGAGTTGGCGAGGAGATCAGAGGAGGCACTTCTCTGTGTAATCGCCG ACTGGGAATGGGTTCGACATCCGGCATCGGTGTGGGCGGCGGCGGCTCTGCTCCACGCGATGGAGTCGCAAGAGGCCTACCGCCTCGTTTCTCTCCTCAAACTCTCCAAG GAAAACCTGGAACGATGCTACCATCTAATGGCGGAATCCATGAGCGCCACCAATGCGACTGGCCACAAGCTCAAGCATTCTTCTCTCTCATCGCCGGCGAGTCCTCGTGGAGTGGTCGGTTCCTGCTTCAGCAGCGAGAGCTCGTCCGGATCATGGCCGTTATGGCCTCCCCCTGATTCGTTGTCGCCGGAGGCAGCAGCTGCTGCTGCTCCTCTCAAGCATAGAAAGCACTCAAAGGAGCAGTTTTGA